In the genome of Oncorhynchus clarkii lewisi isolate Uvic-CL-2024 chromosome 22, UVic_Ocla_1.0, whole genome shotgun sequence, one region contains:
- the LOC139380537 gene encoding major histocompatibility complex class I-related gene protein-like: MVKLCFFWLFLSLYTIINAGSHSLLAFATCISGEAPFPECSVVLMQDDIQVGYFDSNTEQFIHKGPYAPDETEVDVAQDAANVFGHMFLSMKRRLSDLRYRFNSTGIIDVQQRMAGCEMLDTGEPGLILSTDAFNAILADLIYYNMTHYSYNSGNLLSPWSEVHQTYAKWRYQTIYLPICIKTLKKFLERLKNFVMRKVRPRVRLIQKAMSGGARVSCLAYGFYPRHINLTLLRDGQPIVEQDMTGGQLLPNGDGTYQLRKSLEVNTEELRERHNYTCTTSHLSLDNKLDVSWIPESGIDRVSLYVKSGPLGMVAIIILLSIFVCVRRRNAAGSQTLSQLSNANDAQVAEQMSLSSHSET; the protein is encoded by the exons ATGGTAAAACTGTGTTTCTTTTGGCTTTTTCTTTCATTATACACCATCATAAACGCAG GATCTCATTCTCTGTTGGCATTCGCAACTTGTATCTCAGGAGAAGCACCTTTCCctgagtgtagtgttgtgttgatGCAGGATGACATTCAAGTTGGCTACTTTGACTCCAACACGGAGCAGTTTATTCACAAGGGACCTTACGCCCCAGACGAAACAGAGGTTGACGTAGCCCAAGATGCAGCTAATGTGTTTGGACACATGTTCCTCAGCATGAAAAGGCGACTGTCAGACCTGAGGTATCGCTTTAATTCCACAGGGATTATAGATGTTCAGCAGAGAATGGCTGGCTGTGAGATGTTGGATACTGGTGAACCAGGCCTTATTCTCTCCACAGATGCTTTCAATGCAATTTTAGCTGATTTAATATATTACAACATGACACATTATTCATACAATTCCGGAAACCTACTGTCGCCATGGAGTGAGGTGCATCAAACATATGCAAAATGGCGTTATCAGACCATTTACCTTCCCATTTGCATAAAAACATTGAAGAAATTTCTGGAGAGATTGAAGAACTTTGTGATGCGTAAAGTGCGTCCCAGAGTCAGGCTCATACAGAAAGCCATGTCTGGAGGAGCCCGTGTGAGCTGTCTGGCGTATGGTTTTTACCCCCGCCACATCAATCTGACCCTGCTGAGAGATGGCCAGCCAATAGTAGAACAGGACATGACTGGGGGCCAGTTACTGCCCAATGGAGACGGGACCTACCAGCTGAGAAAGAGTCTGGAGGTCAACACAGAGGAGCTGCGAGAGAGACACAACTACACCTGCACCACCTCCCACCTCAGTCTGGACAACAAGCTGGATGTCAGCTGGATACCTGAGTCTGGGATCGACAGAGTGAGTCTTTATGTCAAGTCAGGTCCACTGGGCATGGTGGCCATAATTATTCTACTCAGTATTTTCGTTTGTGTAAGGAGGAGAAATGCGGCTGGCTCCCAGACATTGTCACAGCTCTCCAATGCTAATGATGCCCAAGTGGCCGAGCAAATGAGCCTATCTTCACATTCTGAGACCTGA
- the LOC139380538 gene encoding regulator of cell cycle RGCC, translating into MKSPKLKSQGKSQFLEEDDLSDVLCEFDAVIEDFTSPMEKRHFQYDEHLKTVKRRSSASVSDSGISDSESAGSLNRNSFSFSDERLNSPNVFSPSPTSPPPLTSPKAKLGDTKELEDFIADLDKTLASM; encoded by the exons ATGAAGTCTCCAAAGTTGAAGTCTCAAGGCAAAT CTCAATTCCTTGAGGAGGATGATCTGTCTGACGTGCTGTGTGAGTTCGACGCGGTGATCGAGGATTTCACTTCCCCGATGGAGAAGAGACACTTCCAGTACGACGAGCACCTGAAGACCGTGAAGAGACGGAGCAGTGCCAGCGTCAGTGACAGTGGCATCAGCGACTCAGAAA gcgcTGGGTCGCTCAACAGGAACAGCTTCAGTTTCAGTGATGAGAGACTGAACTCTCCCAATGTCTTTTCCCCCTCTCCCacctcccccccacctctcacaTCACCCAAAG CCAAACTGGGAGACACTAAAGAACTGGAGGACTTCATTGCTGACCTTGACAAGACGTTAGCAA GCATGTGA